A stretch of DNA from uncultured Methanobrevibacter sp.:
TAGACAGGCAATAATAGGAAACAATCAACGGGATATCACTCGTGTAATCGAAAATATTGTTTATTTGGAACTTTTAAGAAGAGGATATGAAATCACCATCGGCAAAGTTGATAGCCTGGAAGTGGATTTTGTATGCAAAAAACAAAACAAACCCATTTACATTCAAGTTTCTTATTTATTGGCAAGTGAAGAAACTGTTGAAAGAGAATTTAAACCATTAAAGAAGGTCTCAGATAATTATCCTAAATATGTAATAACTCTGGATGATGTGGACATGTCTCATGACGGAATTATTCATTTGAATTTGATTGATTTTTTAATGGATAATGATGTGATTTAAATTCTTGGAAATCATACTTGAGAGTACTGCATTAAGTATTTTCTTTCCATTTCAATCAACTTATTATTTTTTTATTGGAGACTATTGTAAATATAAATTAATTTTCCCAATAGTTCGCCATCTTAATGTTTACTTAGTATTTCATTAGATGTGTTGTTAGTGTGGGAGCATTTGATTAGTAATATTGTGTTCGTTAACTACAAAACAAATCTGGCTAAAAGTAGTAGATAATTTTGATACTTTTTAATCATTTTTTGTTCGTATGGCATAGAAGAAATTTCGCTAAAAGTAGTAGATAATTTAAAGTGTATTATGATATAATAATGAATCTATGATAATGAATCTATGATAATGATTCTATGATAATGAATCTATGATAATAAATAATGATTTGAATTAATTTTTCTTCCTTAATTTCAATATTACAAGCTCACTGTCAGTTCCCCACCTAAATGGATAATCCATGGAACCTACACCAGTTGTAACATGCAAATACCTATCCTTTCCACCAATGCTCTTCTTAAAAAGACCCATATTATACATGATCAAATTCCCTATCCAAACAACTGGATAAAACTGACCTCCATGAGTATGGCCAGACAATTGAATGTCAAAGCCTAAACTTGAAAACACTTCCCAGTTTTGAGGCACATGGAAATTGATTATATTTACCTTATATTCCTTGATGAATGATTTCAAATCGTCCAAACTTACAGTTTCTATCTCACCAAAACTATAAGTAAGACCAAAGATATTCAAATCATTGAATTCCATTCCTTCATTATCCAAAATAATGATTCCCGCTTTCCTGCATGCTTTATAAACATTTTCAATTCCAGGATAAAAGTCATGGTTTCCTGCTGTAAAGACAATAGGAATATTCACATCTTTAAGTGGCAGGAAATCATCCGCTTCAACCACACATGAACCATCTGCGAAATCCCCAGAGATGATTGCCAAATCACAAGTGGTAGATAATTCATTTAGCTTATCCCTTAAGTCTAAAATGATTTTCTTATGTCTGATTGCTCCAAAATGAACATCAGATAAGTGGACAATGTTAATATCCTGATTGATCTTGTCAAGTTCAATTGTTTTCTCATGAATGATTATTCTATGAGCATGCCAATAGCTATAGATTGTTATTATAGGAACCAATAGAAGAAGGGCAACTATAATATAAAAGGGAATTTCTATAAAAGTGCCAATAATGTAAATAAATAGAATGTCAAAGAAGAAAAATAAGGACATCCAAATCCAAAATCCGGATATTTCATCCAAGGCCCTTGTTATGAATCTTGATTTCTTCTCCTCAAAAAACATAGGCACAGTATTCAATAAAACAAAAAGAACTGTTAATAAAAGCAAATATAAATCATTTAATCCACCAAACAATAAAAACAGGTATTTCATTAGGAAAAACTCAAATATTGCAATAAGTGGAGTGGACATCAACACTCTTCTTATTCTGAAACTCATAAGAAAACCTCTAATATTAATCTTTAAAAAGTCATTTATAAAATTATCATAATTAACCAAATAAAGAAAAGAAAGTGCCGACAAAATATTTAAGAACTATTAAAAAGAAAGGTTATATATAGCTTGACATATTATTATAACTTTAAGATAATAATATAAATCTAATAAAAAAACAATTAAAAATTATCCATTCAAGCTCATAATTCTTATTATATATTGGAGGAGAATAAATGAACGAAATATTATTAATGCTCCCTGGTCCAACAACTGCAGACCCAAGAGTATTGCAAGCAATGGGAAAAGCTGTTGTAAACCACAGAGGAGACGAATTCGGAGAAATCTATACTGAAACCACTCAGTTAATGTCTAAAACTTTCCAAACTGAAAATGATTCTTACATCCTTACTGGTTCAGGAACTTCTGCAATGGAAGCAGCTCTTTCCAACCTTGTTAACAGAGGAGACAAAGTATTGAATGTTATTGGAGGAAAATTCGGAGAAAGATTTGCAGAAATTGCAAACTACCACGGAATTGAATCAGTACCTTTAAATGTTGAATGGGGAACTGCTGTAACTCCTGACCAAGTACAAGAAGCTTTGGAAGCAGATGAAGACATCAAGGCAGTGACCATGGTTCACAACGAAACCTCCACTGGAGTGGCTGCACCTATTCAAGAAGTAGGAGAAGTTATGAAAAACTACGATGCATTATTCATTGTAGACACAGTATCCTCTTTAGGTGGAGACTACGTGGATGTAGACAAGTTCCACATTGACGCTTGTGTAACCGGATCCCAAAAATGTCTCGCTGCACCACCTGGACTTGCAGCTATTACCTTCAATGATGACGCATGGGCAGCATGTGAAAAGGTAGAACCTAACAACTACTACTTAAACATGCCTAAATACAGAGCAAACGGTAACAAAACCCCTGCTCAAACCCCTTACACCCCATCAGTTTCATTAATCTACGGATTGAAAGCAGCACTTGAAGTAATTCATGAAGAAGGACTTGAAAACAGTGTAGCAAGACACCACCAAGCAGCAGCTGCATCAAGAGATGCTGTTAAAGCTTTAGGTCTTGAATTATTCCCTGATGAAGCTGTATCCTCTGCAACCGTAACTGCAGTAAACATCCCTGAAGGTGTAACTGACGATGACATCAGAGGAACCATGTTAAACAAATACAAAGTTCAATTAGCTGGTGGACAAGACCATCTTAAAGGAAACATCATCAGAATTGGACACATGGGTGTAATCAATTACCAAGAATTAGCTATTACCTTTACTGCATTAGGATTAACCTTAAAAGGATTAGGTTTAGTAGACGATGCAGGTGCAGGTGTAGCAGCTCTTGCTGATCATTACATTTAAACCCATTTCTTCTTTTTTTCTTTTTTTATTTTTCTTGTTTTATTACAATTTTATTTTTACTTTTAACTTTTCAAATAACATCTCTTTTTTAAAAAAATTAACTCAAACTTAGAAACATTTATATAGAATGTAATATAATTTTAACATATGGAATGTATTTTTAACATATGAATGTATCAGACATATAAATGTAAATAGTAAAAAAAGTATATTAAAAAAATATAATATATTATATGTTAATAGCAAACCATAATTAAAAATTATAGAATTTTAATAAAAATAAGGAGTTAAAGAATGATTGACGAAGCACCTATTAAAGCAACTGTAGAAGAATTAAGAAAACTTATTCACATAAGCAACTATATTGGAGAACCAATTGAAAGTGAAGATAAAATATTGATTCCAGTAAGCAAAGCAGCAGTAGGATTTGGAATAGGAGAACAGAAAGCGGGTCAAGAAATAACCGCAACTGGTGCTGGTGTAAGTGTTGAACCTGTAACCATGGTCGTTGTATCAAAAGGAAACAGCGGTGCAGATGGAATCAGAACCATAAACTTATCAAAAGGAAACAGCACTAACAAGACATTAAACGAATTAGGCTTAATCTTGACCGATATCCTAAAAGATGTCATCCCATCAAAAAGAAAAGATGATGAGTACATAAATGTTGATGATGTCACTGAAGTTGAAATCCAAGATGGGGAAATAAAGGAAAAAGCTGAAGACATCGTTGATGAAGTGGAAGAAGAGTTAGACATTGAAATAGATGATGATGAATAAATCATCATATAAAATAAGTCTAATAAAAATAAATATGAAAAGGCGATAAAATGAACTTTAATCTTTTTTTAATTATCCTAATCGCCTTAATCATCATATTTTTAATAATTTTATACAACGGCATAAGACTACTTTTAACCGTTGCAAAAGAAAAGGGTATAGTTAAATATGAATTTAAAGTAACTATACTGAAAATAGCTATTTTTACAAGAAAAGGCACTGAAGAAATAATTGATAGCATTAGGTCCAAGAAAGATGAAGATTCTGAAGAAGATGATGAAGAATCTAAATCTGAAGAAAACGAGGAAAAATCTGAATCTGAAGGAGAGGAAGATGGAGATAAAAAAGGTTTAAAAGAAAAATATGAAGAGATTAAACCAATCCTAAAAGAACTAAAGAAATCCAAAGAGGAATTGAAAGGCTTCTTGAAGAATATTCTAAAAGCAATCGACTTAAAGAAACTTGAAGGGAATCTGATAATCGGTCTTAACGACCATACAACTACTGTAAAGATAGCAAGTTGGATCTGGTCAATAGGCGCTATTGTAAACAGCTCAAAGCCAACACAACTAAGTGTAGATCCTAGATTTAACGAAGTGATAACTGATTTTGAAGGAAAAATAGAATTAAAAATAAATATTTTACTCTTATTGATTCATAGTTTAACTTTATTAACTAAAAAGAACATTAGAGAACTGATTAAAGAACTCTATATACAAAAGAAATCTAAAGATAATGCAAAAAATGAATCAATAAATGATAATGAACAAAAAACTAAAAAGTGATTTAAATGGATGGAAAGGAGATAATGAATAGCTTTACAAAAGAAACATTTTACGAATTTAGCGAAGCTGTTCCTGTATTTAATGATAATATATACTTTATTTTTAAAGTGGATATCATTTCAATTGACATGAATCCATCCAAAAGCAAAATGGATAAGCTAAAAAAATTAAGAGATAATAAAAATGCTGAAAATTCAATATCCCATTTAGACATTGAACCAATAGCTTATATTTTGAAAACTAAAAACAATTCTGAATTGGATTATCAAATTGAATCAATTGATGAAAAACATAATCAATTTATTGAAAAAAATAAAAACAATCTATTAAAAGAATTCCTTGAAATAGAAAAAACTAAAAATTAAAAAATAGATTTAATAGATATTTTAAGTTGAAAATATCATCTAGGCAAAGGAATATCCTCTTCGCATACACATACATCAACTAAAAATGCATGATTGGAACTGAATGCCTTATCAATAGCCAAATCAAGATCTTCTCTGGATTCCACTCTCATTGATTCGATTCCATAAGCATCAGCTAATTTTGCAAAATCTGGATTTGACAATTCTATTTGATACTTATCCATATCATAAACTGTTTCTTCCCATTGGCGAATTATTCCCAATTGTGAGTTATCTATAATGAAAACATTCACATTCAAGTCATATTCCCTAAGGGTAGCCAATTCCTGAATGACCATCTGAATGTCCCCATCACCGCATATGACAACGATTTGGCTATCCGGATGGGCAATAGCTACACCAATAGCTCCAGGCAAACCATAACCCATTGGCCCAAATCCTCCTGAAAAGAGAAGTTTTCCAAACCTATCATTCTTTGAAAGCAATGTTGTCCAAGTTGTGTGAGTTCCTGCATCTGAAAGGAAATAGCTTCCCTTAAATGCATTTACAATCTTATTGATTGCATAAGGAGGCCTTAATGGAATGTAATTATCCTCAACATCATCAATTCCATCAACAATCAACTCTTCGTAATGAGAGTAAATTTCATTAATCCAATCATTATACAATATAAATTCATTGTTCTTATAATCTTTAGATTCAATTTCCTTTAACAATAAATCCAAAAAGTCTGATGCATCCATGGAAATGTCAATATTTCCCTTAAGACAATCATCATCAATATTCACATGAATTATCTTATCCTTGACACCATCATAACCACATGATGCAATGGTTCTTTCAGATAATCTTGCACCAAGAACCAAAATGCAATCGGAATTCTCATATGCATAATTAGCAAGTGAAGTTCCCCTCAAGCCAACAATGCCAAGGTTCAATTTGTCGCTTTCAGTGATGACCCCCTTAGAGTGAAAAGTAGTTGCGATAGGCGACCATGTTTTACTTACAAAAATGCTTAATTTATCAATAGCTTTACCCCAAACTATCCCATTTCCTACAATGACTAATGGTTTTCGTGAAAGTTTGAATTTATTAATAGCCAAGTTGATATTGTTATCTACATCACTCGCATTATTTTTTGAAAAAGAGTTAAATTTACTATAAAAATCATCAATGAACACTAATTTTCCAGCATAATAAATGAAATGATTATCAAAGATATTTACCAATTCATAAACATCCCCAAAACTGGAAATGCTTTCATCGAATATTCCTAAATTAGAATCAATTCCTTCAAAAATATCATGATCAAAAGAGTCGACTATCCCTTTCAAGTCAAGATCGTCCAAACTAATGTCCTCAAGGAGAATATCCTTAGATAAATTGATATGGACTGGCCCTTTAGGATATTTTTGAAACATGACTAAAGCTTCAATTAAATTAGAAATAGCTGATTTGCCAGAAGACGGGCGAAAGCTCTTGATGCTTATATTCTCAAAAACCCCATTGATTGAAGAATTCTGAAAGATATCCTCATCCTTTTTAGAATAATCATTATCTCCAGTAATGACTAAAAGGGGTACAGAATCCTTAAAGGCAGTTGCAACCCCCATGACCAAATTCATTGCACCAGGTCCTGCAGTGGAAATGCATAATCCATAATTGCCTGATGAACGGGCATAGGCATCTGCTGCATGAGCAGCCCCCTGTTCATGTCTTGTTAAAATATGTTCAATTGAAGAATCCTTCAACGCCTTGTAAAAAGGAAGTATCTGCTCTCCAGGATGTCCAAATATATGTTTAACACCATCTTCTTCAAGCAATTTGATTAATGCTTCTGCAGTATTCATATTATCACATTGAATGAAAAAAATTAAAGAAAATAAAAAAGTAAAAAAGTAAAAAGCTTAATAATAATGAGATGAATTGTTAGAGGTATTGTTTGAATACATCTGTTGCAGCTCATAATCGTCTACAATTATTCTTGCCTCTAAACTATCATAAACTCTATTTAAAATTGTCAAATCCTTTGAAGACATTAAAATAAAGTTATTTGACATTTTATCCTCAACAAATACAGTATAAGTTCCTAACTTATTGTTTTTATAATAAGTGAAATTGCCATTTTTTGCTTTTTCAGTACCTAAAACCTCTTGTTTGATGTTGTTGAATCTTAAAAGCCCTTGTGATCCTGTAACTGGAGACCCATTATTAAAGCTAGTAATGTTGAGGCCATAATCATAATCAGAATAGTAATGAATGTCTAGATTATCAGTATATTCAGATATTTGATTAGTCACTGGGACTTTAGCAGAGCATGAATTTGTTAAATTGATTTGATGATAAGTGACATCTCTGCCAGGCTCAAATATCATGTATGAACCTACACATAATAAACAAAATACAGCAATTATTAAAATAGCCATTTTTTTATCCATATAATACACCTTTATTTAAGATAATATTAATTATGTTTTTATCTTTATATATATTATTATAAAAAAATTATAAAAATTATAAAAATAGCCAGATTAATATAAAAGATGAAAGAATCAAAAAATAAAAATTGAAAATAAATATCACTGCCTATTGGAAAAGCATGATGAATTAGTCATCTAAATTGAAAACAGAATCTGCCCCTTTTCCTTCATAGTCATAATATCTATCTTCATCATCACTTGATTCTCTTTTAAGAGATTTGGATTTCTTTTTAGAGGATTTTGGCTTTTCAACATAATCATCCAAAAGGGATTCGTATCCTTCATCACCAAATACTCCATCATCAAAGAAATCATCACTAAAGTCTTCATACTCCTCTTCAGCAGGTTCTTCAACTTTAGCTTTTTTAGGAGATTTAGATTTAGTTTTTGAATTAGTTTTTGAATTGGAATCATCATTAGCATTAGATTTGGATCCTGATTTAACTCTTGATTTAGGTTTAGATTTTGATTTTGCTTTAGGTTTTTCAGCATAGCCATCTAAATTGTCAAAAACATCCACATCTTTAGAGCTCTTAAATGTATGTCTTGATTTTTGAGACTTAGCTTCTTCATCCCTAATAGGGGAAATGTAACCTCCCTCTCCGAAATCATCATCGAAGCCCACATCTTCAAACTCCTCATCTAAATCAGACACTCCCTTATCCCTATTGAACATGTTTATTTTATCAAATAATGATTTTGATTTCTTTTTGCCGTCATTTGAAGAAGAATCATCCGAACGAGAATGGAAATCCCCATAATCATAGTGATTATATTTGTCATCAAAGTCTTCATCATAAGGGGAATCAAATTCTTCAGAGGACAAATCCACATTCCTTAGAACATTTTTACCTGATTTGGACTTTGAACTTCCAAATCTGTTTAATCCTCTGGATTTTGATTTGCCTTCCTCAACAACATCATCCCTCTTCTCATCATCATTATTATCCCTTTTGAACCTATTCCTAAAAGACTTGTAAGGACTTACAAATGAACCGTTTTTATCGAATAATGGATTGTGATCTTCATCTGCATAATCATCTATGGTCTTTTCAACATATTCCTTTTCCTTGAAGTAGTTTACTCCACCTTTATTATCTGATAAATCAAGGGAATAATCTCCTTTATAAGGAATAACTGTTAAAGCCAAAGGAACAATTACGAATATTGAAGCAATTATTGATTGCACAAGCAAACTTTGCCTATCTCCAACAAGAATTAAATTGTAAACTCCTAAAATCCAAATGATGGTCAAGATTATTGGAATAATAAATTTAACTGTAATTATCCAAGATTTATCCACTTTAATATAGGAATTGCTGTTTAAGACTGAACGTATGTCTTCAATATCATAAACCCAACCTAAAACAATTATTTCAAGAATGACAGCCAGTATAATCGCAAATTGGGTTATGAATGAATCTGTAATTCTTAAAAGGTATTCTCCCATACCAGTTGCAAATATAAATGACAAGAATAATCCAACTAAAACAAGCTGTCTAATAGCCTTATCCCTTGTCCATCCAAATTTTTCACTTATTGCATTGGATAATGGTTCAATTAAAGCTAAAACAGTGCTTAAGCTTCCAACAAATATAAGCAAGAAAAATGCAGGAGCCACCATATAAACCCATGGATCCATTATATTGAATACATTTGGGAAAACAACAAATATCAATGAAAAGCTATCACTAACTAAACTAGTTATAGGAATATTCCTTCCTAATGCCATAAAACCCATAATTGCAAATAGTAGAACTGAAACCAACATTTCAAAGACAAGGCTTACCAAAACAATGATCCATGCATTGTCAATCAGTTTTGCATTGTCTCCCAAGTAAGATGAATATGTGCTTGCAATGGCATAGCCTAAACCATATGAGAATATCAGTTGGCCAAATGCAGCCAGCCATACATTAAAATCCAAAAGCACAGACCAATTTGGATTAAACAATGCCATTATTCCAGTACGTGATCCAGGCAATTGAAGAGAGAACAATAACATTCCGATTAACAATACAAAGGATAATATTAAAGATATTTTACTGATTGTCAAGATTCCCTTGTTGATTTCCTTACGGGAGAATAAATAAATCAAACCCCATATTGCTATCAAGCCAACTCCAATAGGAACTACAAGATAAGTTAGCCCATATGGATTAGAGGTGCTATGAAGCAATGTTGTTGTAAAGAAAACACTAGGATTATTGCCCCATCCTTTAAATAAACTAAGGACAATATAGATAAGGTCCCAAGACATTATGCAAGTGTAATAAATCAGCACTATAAAAATCAAGAACACAATGAACCAGGCTATGATTTCAAACTCTGACTTGAT
This window harbors:
- a CDS encoding metallophosphoesterase; the encoded protein is MSFRIRRVLMSTPLIAIFEFFLMKYLFLLFGGLNDLYLLLLTVLFVLLNTVPMFFEEKKSRFITRALDEISGFWIWMSLFFFFDILFIYIIGTFIEIPFYIIVALLLLVPIITIYSYWHAHRIIIHEKTIELDKINQDINIVHLSDVHFGAIRHKKIILDLRDKLNELSTTCDLAIISGDFADGSCVVEADDFLPLKDVNIPIVFTAGNHDFYPGIENVYKACRKAGIIILDNEGMEFNDLNIFGLTYSFGEIETVSLDDLKSFIKEYKVNIINFHVPQNWEVFSSLGFDIQLSGHTHGGQFYPVVWIGNLIMYNMGLFKKSIGGKDRYLHVTTGVGSMDYPFRWGTDSELVILKLRKKN
- a CDS encoding alanine--glyoxylate aminotransferase family protein gives rise to the protein MNEILLMLPGPTTADPRVLQAMGKAVVNHRGDEFGEIYTETTQLMSKTFQTENDSYILTGSGTSAMEAALSNLVNRGDKVLNVIGGKFGERFAEIANYHGIESVPLNVEWGTAVTPDQVQEALEADEDIKAVTMVHNETSTGVAAPIQEVGEVMKNYDALFIVDTVSSLGGDYVDVDKFHIDACVTGSQKCLAAPPGLAAITFNDDAWAACEKVEPNNYYLNMPKYRANGNKTPAQTPYTPSVSLIYGLKAALEVIHEEGLENSVARHHQAAAASRDAVKALGLELFPDEAVSSATVTAVNIPEGVTDDDIRGTMLNKYKVQLAGGQDHLKGNIIRIGHMGVINYQELAITFTALGLTLKGLGLVDDAGAGVAALADHYI
- a CDS encoding GerW family sporulation protein, whose translation is MIDEAPIKATVEELRKLIHISNYIGEPIESEDKILIPVSKAAVGFGIGEQKAGQEITATGAGVSVEPVTMVVVSKGNSGADGIRTINLSKGNSTNKTLNELGLILTDILKDVIPSKRKDDEYINVDDVTEVEIQDGEIKEKAEDIVDEVEEELDIEIDDDE
- a CDS encoding thiamine pyrophosphate-binding protein gives rise to the protein MNTAEALIKLLEEDGVKHIFGHPGEQILPFYKALKDSSIEHILTRHEQGAAHAADAYARSSGNYGLCISTAGPGAMNLVMGVATAFKDSVPLLVITGDNDYSKKDEDIFQNSSINGVFENISIKSFRPSSGKSAISNLIEALVMFQKYPKGPVHINLSKDILLEDISLDDLDLKGIVDSFDHDIFEGIDSNLGIFDESISSFGDVYELVNIFDNHFIYYAGKLVFIDDFYSKFNSFSKNNASDVDNNINLAINKFKLSRKPLVIVGNGIVWGKAIDKLSIFVSKTWSPIATTFHSKGVITESDKLNLGIVGLRGTSLANYAYENSDCILVLGARLSERTIASCGYDGVKDKIIHVNIDDDCLKGNIDISMDASDFLDLLLKEIESKDYKNNEFILYNDWINEIYSHYEELIVDGIDDVEDNYIPLRPPYAINKIVNAFKGSYFLSDAGTHTTWTTLLSKNDRFGKLLFSGGFGPMGYGLPGAIGVAIAHPDSQIVVICGDGDIQMVIQELATLREYDLNVNVFIIDNSQLGIIRQWEETVYDMDKYQIELSNPDFAKLADAYGIESMRVESREDLDLAIDKAFSSNHAFLVDVCVCEEDIPLPR